One window of Saccharopolyspora phatthalungensis genomic DNA carries:
- a CDS encoding helix-turn-helix domain-containing protein, whose amino-acid sequence MEQKLDYRWHLRRVMADRGMFSTTDLIPLLAECGITLSSSQVYRLVTERPERLSLKVLMALLDILDCSMEDLIEPAATGETARKPRKAAAGGTSAGEGVGLLRPKRARITAVDQ is encoded by the coding sequence ATGGAGCAGAAATTGGACTACCGATGGCACCTGCGCCGGGTCATGGCAGATCGAGGCATGTTTTCCACCACCGATCTGATCCCGCTGCTGGCCGAATGCGGGATCACCCTGTCGTCGAGCCAGGTCTACCGGTTGGTCACCGAACGGCCCGAACGCCTGAGCCTGAAAGTTCTGATGGCCTTGCTGGACATCCTGGACTGCTCAATGGAGGACCTCATCGAGCCCGCCGCCACGGGCGAAACCGCAAGGAAACCTAGAAAGGCCGCTGCAGGCGGCACCTCGGCTGGTGAAGGTGTCGGCTTGTTGAGGCCGAAGAGGGCCCGGATCACTGCGGTGGACCAGTGA
- a CDS encoding EndoU domain-containing protein yields the protein MAAGIGLTALSSTGEVVGVALDATGAGAVVGVPLGAVSTAGIVTGVGIAGAGMGNIAYHATGDDAVELIDTDDSDDLPSQSVEATAWDHVIGDTPNPADIHTPDLKQIHILDGEGDGSGGHVAGTGNPNKTEFPESWDDDKIINTVEDVAKNPDRPPVMSDESGNYKFSGTRDGVEIEGYVTPDGQVQTGYPVRGEGVLRNDEFGNPHPVP from the coding sequence ATGGCGGCGGGCATCGGGCTGACTGCCCTGAGCTCCACGGGTGAGGTCGTCGGGGTCGCATTGGACGCGACCGGGGCAGGCGCGGTCGTCGGCGTCCCGCTGGGCGCGGTCTCGACTGCCGGGATCGTCACGGGCGTGGGAATCGCCGGTGCGGGCATGGGCAACATCGCCTACCACGCGACCGGTGATGACGCGGTTGAGCTGATCGACACCGACGACAGCGACGACCTGCCGAGCCAGTCGGTCGAGGCCACTGCGTGGGACCATGTCATCGGCGACACGCCGAATCCGGCAGACATCCATACCCCGGACCTCAAACAAATCCACATCCTCGACGGTGAGGGCGACGGAAGTGGTGGCCACGTCGCAGGAACAGGAAACCCGAACAAGACAGAATTCCCCGAATCCTGGGACGACGACAAGATCATCAATACTGTCGAGGACGTGGCCAAGAATCCGGACCGCCCGCCAGTCATGTCGGATGAGAGCGGGAACTACAAGTTCAGCGGAACCAGGGACGGCGTGGAGATCGAGGGTTATGTAACCCCGGATGGACAGGTCCAAACTGGCTACCCGGTGCGTGGCGAGGGCGTTCTTCGGAACGATGAGTTCGGCAATCCGCACCCCGTACCCTGA
- a CDS encoding tyrosine-type recombinase/integrase: protein MVEAMLRGFRAQQASRGLREETIAAREWLVRRFLIYTNEFPWRWTPSHVDEWSSTLTSEHHLAPSTIRGYQCDLRLFTEFITDNARYGWGDACEKAFGPGVHPMPIVHEWNSIAHLNGYEGNPEARPFTREELQRFLDYADDQVDRAVRARRKGALVAYRDATLFKVIYAWGLRRTEASKLDVVDWGRNPAAPEFGRFGMLHVRYGKAKRGQPPRRRNVASVMSWAVEAVADYVENIRPRFGCADHPALWVTERGGRIKPAEINARFESYRDALKLPKILTPHSLRHSYVTHLTEEGVDRRFIQVQVGHECDSSTAIYTHVSDDFMNTALRNAIAPALEPTAPYGKGR from the coding sequence ATGGTCGAGGCGATGCTGCGCGGGTTTCGGGCCCAGCAGGCCTCTCGCGGGCTGCGGGAAGAGACGATCGCTGCTCGTGAGTGGCTGGTTCGCCGTTTTCTGATCTATACCAATGAGTTCCCGTGGCGTTGGACGCCATCTCATGTGGATGAATGGTCGTCAACGCTGACCAGCGAACACCATCTGGCTCCCTCTACGATCCGCGGCTACCAATGTGACCTGCGCTTGTTCACCGAGTTCATCACCGACAACGCACGGTATGGCTGGGGCGATGCGTGCGAGAAGGCGTTCGGGCCGGGGGTGCATCCGATGCCGATCGTGCACGAGTGGAACTCGATCGCACACCTTAACGGCTACGAAGGCAACCCGGAGGCGCGTCCGTTTACGCGGGAGGAGTTGCAGAGGTTTCTGGATTACGCCGACGACCAGGTCGATCGGGCTGTTCGCGCGAGACGCAAGGGCGCGCTGGTGGCGTACCGGGACGCCACGCTGTTCAAGGTCATTTACGCCTGGGGCCTGCGGCGGACGGAGGCGTCGAAACTGGATGTGGTGGACTGGGGTCGCAATCCGGCAGCGCCGGAGTTCGGCCGGTTCGGGATGCTGCATGTCCGCTATGGCAAGGCCAAGCGCGGTCAGCCGCCGCGGCGGCGCAACGTGGCCTCAGTGATGAGTTGGGCGGTGGAGGCGGTGGCCGACTATGTGGAGAACATCCGGCCCCGCTTCGGCTGCGCCGATCACCCGGCGCTGTGGGTGACAGAGCGCGGTGGGCGGATCAAGCCAGCGGAGATCAACGCACGATTCGAATCTTATCGGGACGCGTTGAAACTGCCGAAAATCCTTACACCCCATAGTCTTCGCCACTCGTATGTAACGCATCTGACCGAGGAGGGGGTGGACCGCAGGTTCATCCAAGTCCAAGTAGGACACGAGTGTGACAGCTCGACGGCGATCTACACACACGTCAGCGATGACTTCATGAACACCGCACTGCGTAACGCTATCGCGCCAGCGCTGGAGCCAACCGCACCGTATGGGAAGGGGCGTTGA
- a CDS encoding C39 family peptidase — MRIYRTIHRGALAGLTGVLALTMTACAQPASPPAPPAIDFHQWRSAQDFQAGTAEGIGQDGAGIHIDGPVGTVAHPAPDGGTPRDYEYARWTSPPRRTDFKATQLVASWNASTPPGTWLQVEMRGHTDTGAETGWYTLGQWASGDTDIHRTSIDGQSDAHGSVNVDTFTATPGTTLSGYQLRATLYRAVGTPASPALSMVGAMSSRIPDRFEVPTSGPGGAWGIELPVPRYSQNIHKGHFPQYGGGGEAWCSPTSTEMVVEYWGRRPSEQDMTWIEPQHPDPVVDQAARQTYDDAYDGTGNWSFNAAYAASYGLDAHITRLHSLADAERYIRSGIPVITSQSFRAGELTGADYDTDGHIMVIVGFTPNGDVIANDPASSDDAAVRNIYPRNQFENVWQRTKRHDPTGNVADDSGGIAYIITPPQYPLPPAH, encoded by the coding sequence ATGCGCATATACAGAACGATCCATCGCGGCGCACTCGCGGGGCTCACAGGCGTGCTGGCGCTGACGATGACCGCCTGCGCTCAGCCCGCGTCTCCCCCGGCTCCGCCCGCCATCGACTTCCACCAGTGGCGCTCCGCGCAGGATTTCCAGGCGGGCACTGCCGAGGGCATTGGCCAGGACGGGGCCGGCATCCACATCGACGGGCCCGTCGGCACCGTCGCCCACCCCGCCCCTGATGGCGGAACGCCACGCGACTACGAGTACGCGCGCTGGACGTCCCCGCCGCGTCGCACCGACTTCAAGGCGACCCAGCTGGTCGCCTCGTGGAACGCGTCGACGCCTCCCGGCACCTGGTTGCAGGTCGAGATGCGGGGACATACCGACACCGGCGCGGAGACCGGCTGGTACACGCTGGGCCAGTGGGCGTCGGGCGATACCGACATCCACCGCACCAGCATCGACGGCCAGTCCGACGCACACGGAAGCGTCAACGTGGACACCTTCACCGCGACCCCGGGCACGACGCTTTCCGGCTACCAGCTCCGCGCCACGCTCTACCGCGCCGTCGGCACGCCCGCCTCACCCGCCTTGTCGATGGTCGGCGCGATGAGCTCGCGGATCCCGGACCGCTTCGAGGTGCCGACCTCGGGGCCCGGCGGCGCTTGGGGCATCGAACTCCCGGTGCCGCGCTACTCCCAGAACATCCACAAAGGACACTTCCCGCAGTACGGTGGCGGCGGCGAGGCGTGGTGCAGCCCCACGTCGACGGAAATGGTCGTCGAGTACTGGGGAAGGCGGCCATCCGAGCAGGACATGACCTGGATCGAACCGCAGCACCCCGACCCCGTTGTCGACCAGGCCGCACGCCAGACCTACGACGACGCCTACGACGGAACCGGGAACTGGTCGTTTAACGCCGCCTATGCCGCCAGCTACGGGCTCGATGCGCACATCACCCGCCTGCATTCGCTGGCGGACGCGGAACGATACATCCGCAGCGGCATCCCCGTGATCACCTCGCAGTCGTTCCGCGCCGGCGAGCTCACCGGCGCCGACTATGACACCGACGGCCACATCATGGTCATCGTCGGGTTCACGCCGAACGGGGACGTCATCGCCAACGACCCGGCATCCTCCGACGACGCGGCGGTGCGCAACATTTATCCCCGCAACCAGTTCGAGAACGTCTGGCAACGCACCAAGCGCCACGACCCCACCGGCAATGTGGCCGATGACTCCGGCGGCATCGCCTACATCATCACGCCGCCCCAGTACCCCCTGCCACCCGCCCACTGA
- a CDS encoding SDR family oxidoreductase, with protein sequence MEKAGRPLALVTGAGRSAGIAASVVLNLAQAGWDVAFTYWTPYDARMQWGMEPGAPGELQRKVASLGARTVAVEADLSDSDAPARLFDSVERELGNVNALVLCHCESVDSGLLDTTVESFDLHFAVNARATWLLIREYGLRFRGQYGSGRIVSLTSDHTAGNLPYGASKGAMDRITLASARELAHLGVTCNAINPGPTDTGWMTEEQKADMTRSTPLGRLGVPQDCANLVTFLCSAEGGWINGQLLQSNGGLGSNA encoded by the coding sequence GTGGAGAAGGCGGGGCGTCCGCTCGCCTTGGTCACGGGGGCGGGACGTTCGGCCGGGATCGCGGCGTCCGTAGTACTGAATCTGGCGCAGGCTGGCTGGGACGTGGCCTTCACGTACTGGACGCCTTATGACGCGCGGATGCAGTGGGGCATGGAGCCGGGCGCACCTGGAGAGTTGCAGAGGAAGGTGGCTTCCCTCGGAGCGAGAACAGTTGCGGTTGAGGCGGATCTGAGCGACTCGGATGCGCCGGCTCGGCTCTTCGACAGTGTTGAGCGCGAGTTGGGAAACGTCAACGCGTTGGTGCTCTGCCACTGCGAGTCGGTCGACTCTGGTCTGTTGGATACCACGGTGGAGAGCTTCGATCTGCACTTTGCAGTCAATGCACGGGCAACGTGGCTGCTGATCCGGGAGTACGGGTTGCGATTCCGCGGGCAGTACGGAAGCGGGCGTATCGTCAGTCTGACCAGCGACCACACCGCAGGCAACTTGCCCTATGGGGCGAGTAAGGGGGCGATGGACCGGATCACGCTGGCCTCTGCCCGTGAGCTCGCTCATCTGGGAGTGACCTGTAATGCGATCAATCCCGGGCCGACCGATACCGGGTGGATGACCGAAGAGCAAAAGGCAGACATGACTCGCTCCACACCCCTGGGACGTCTCGGTGTGCCGCAGGACTGCGCGAATCTGGTCACGTTCCTTTGCTCGGCGGAGGGCGGATGGATCAACGGCCAGCTTCTCCAGAGCAATGGCGGTCTCGGGTCAAATGCATGA
- a CDS encoding methyltransferase domain-containing protein: MTTTIDLKWPAHARRLADQLQQAGDIRSAAWHSAVAATPRHVLVPRAYDQDHTGAWIGWDTADHLDRVYAAQTLVTALESRGDYEASISSSTTPGLMLRMLDQLDVHDGHKMLEIGTGSGYNAALLSHRLGDDLVHSVDVDAELVGLARERLATIGLHPTLAAQDGADGLPDHAPYDRIIATCAVPTVPWAWAEQLRHGGLALIDIKRNFNAGNLALLHRHQDCLQGRFTARWASFMAMRHNQADDVQAPATHQPGGEPRSRATDVSPRPWEDNRVVWFLADLIGMPSVTIGYVLDPANRQPTAATLTAADGSTVEISLTDTSIGSWPLVEHGPTPLWPIVERAHELWRDLGSPGWSRLGLTVTADTQWVWIDEPHGKHQWSLTN, encoded by the coding sequence GTGACCACGACGATAGACCTCAAATGGCCGGCGCACGCGCGGCGCCTGGCAGATCAGTTGCAGCAGGCGGGCGACATCCGGTCCGCCGCTTGGCATTCGGCAGTCGCAGCCACGCCACGGCACGTCCTCGTGCCCCGCGCCTACGACCAGGACCACACCGGCGCGTGGATCGGCTGGGACACCGCCGATCACCTGGACCGCGTGTACGCGGCGCAAACGCTGGTGACCGCACTCGAATCCCGCGGGGACTACGAGGCATCGATCTCCAGCAGCACCACTCCGGGCCTGATGCTGCGCATGCTCGACCAGCTCGACGTCCACGACGGCCACAAGATGCTGGAGATCGGCACCGGCAGTGGGTACAACGCCGCGCTGCTCTCGCACCGGCTCGGTGACGACCTGGTGCACTCAGTCGACGTCGATGCCGAGCTCGTCGGCCTGGCGCGGGAACGCCTCGCCACCATTGGACTGCACCCAACGCTCGCCGCCCAGGACGGCGCGGACGGTCTGCCCGACCACGCTCCCTACGACCGAATAATCGCGACCTGCGCGGTCCCCACCGTTCCGTGGGCCTGGGCGGAGCAGCTTCGTCACGGCGGCCTGGCACTCATCGATATCAAGCGGAACTTCAACGCGGGCAACCTCGCCCTGCTGCACAGACACCAGGACTGCCTGCAGGGGCGCTTCACGGCCCGGTGGGCGTCGTTCATGGCCATGCGGCACAACCAGGCCGACGACGTGCAGGCACCAGCGACGCACCAGCCGGGCGGCGAGCCGCGGTCGCGGGCCACGGACGTTTCACCGCGTCCCTGGGAAGACAACCGGGTGGTGTGGTTCCTCGCCGACCTGATCGGCATGCCGTCGGTGACCATCGGCTACGTGCTGGATCCCGCCAATAGGCAGCCCACGGCCGCCACCCTCACCGCAGCGGACGGATCCACGGTCGAGATCTCGCTCACCGACACCAGCATTGGATCCTGGCCACTGGTTGAGCACGGGCCAACGCCGCTGTGGCCAATCGTCGAGCGGGCCCATGAGCTCTGGCGCGATCTCGGCAGCCCCGGTTGGTCGCGGCTGGGTCTCACCGTCACTGCTGATACCCAATGGGTGTGGATCGACGAACCACACGGCAAGCACCAATGGAGCCTGACCAACTGA